CTCATTTTAAACTATATACGATatacgatatatatatataacccTGTGTATATACCACCACTGGCGTCTGTCGGCTAAACAAATGCGAAACGAAATGGCGACAAAATGCATTCATGGCTTCTTTGCGTGAACtccgaaaacaaacaaaccaaacaaactgATCGTGAATCTGAAAATATAACCTGATAACACCTGATAACCCGACTACACGttaacacccacacacactgaTACACCCACCCAacaccacaaccacaacctcACACACACGAATGCCAAGCAGAAAAGCGCGAGAGTCACACACGATCACTCAAAAATTGGCACCGTTTAACCCACGCGCTCCGCCGATCGCCCACAGGCCACAATCTCTCGCAAACGGACGGCAACAGCACCGAAGGCGAGTCCACCAGCGGACGCAATCCGGCCACCACCGGAACCGGATGCTATAAGAATTACGACCACGTAGCCAACCTGCGCAACTCCAACCTGCACAACGTAAGTCAGCCTCCAGGGAACTCGGGTCTCTTTAATATCGAACTATAGTTTCCCTTTCTTGTAAGAGTGACACACCTttatacatactatatataaaatgctatatatttttaaagttattttacGTACTTTTGGTACCACTAACTCTCTTCAGATGGAATTTGAAATAGGCCCCCATAAacagtttattttataaacccAAAATTAGTAAAGGTAGTTTGAGAAATCTCCCAGCTTAAACTTAAGTAACTTAATAAGTAACTCGTATAATCATTCTAAGTATAAGTTTCTCATGGTTCCCCATTTCAAAGAATTGGAATCATGCCCCGTATAGTAAGTACGAAGTGCCCTAAAATTGGTTATGAAATGATCCATCCCAAGCGCCTATCACATCCTTGCCGGAAACCATACTAACTCCTCCTACTCTCGTTTAGCGACGCGGCTCCAGCTCTGAGCAGGATGCAGTGCCGCCGTACAGCTTCGACAATCCCAATGCCCGCCAGACCTCGATGATGGCCATGGAGAGCTATCGCCGCGAGCAGCAGGcattgctgctgcagcagcaacagcaacagcagcagcagcaacagatgcagcagctgcagatgcaaCAGATTCAGCAAAAAGCGCCAAACGGAAATGGAGGAGTGGCCAACAACCTGGCCATGGTGGCCGCATCCAGTGCGGCAACAGCCGTGGCCACAGCCACCAATGCCAGTAATGCCAGCAACACCGCCCCCGGAACAGAGGGCGCCGAGGGGGGCGGCGATGGagatgggggcgtggctgatGACGACAACCTGTCCCAGGCGAAGGGACTGCCCATCCAGATGATGATCACGCCCGGGGTAAGTCTGCGAATTAGGGGGAGATACCCAGTCGTTGCCATACTCGCAATCGTATTTCTTGAATATCTTAATGTTTTCAAAGTTCCTAAATCGTAATCCTATGTATTAGTAAATGTGAAGCCGTTGAACTGGATcgaaatatattcaaataataattctAATTATATATCCCAATTATTACTCACGTTTGGTTCCTTCTCAGTTGCCAACTGTTAGTGCGGGTAAATTCGTTTTGAGTTTCAGTTCTTGAATACCACAAACTTTGGTGTCCTTTGGTTAAGTATTCCTGAGTTTCCCCCATTGGCGGCCTTTTATGTAGTTTTAGTATCCCTAGTCTGTTTAGCTTCACGTTCTCTCCTGAGTTTATTCAAACAAATTCCAACCACCACAAAAATGTAACCAGAAATATAACAAAAGatctgaaaaaaaaaaacttaagacTCTTGAGGAGAAAATCAAGTACTTTAACAACATTCACACATTTCAACTTTTAGATTTTACGGGGACGCAGTAAGGAGGTACATTCAAAGTATACACAAAGAACTCAACCTACTCTAATACTCTACTCTACTCAACTCGAATGCATTTGTGCCACAGCTATATATTCTAATATGCATTCGATTTTTTACCAAACGATTATTTTGAATGGATTTGCGGATTGATTGTCTTCTTTTCAGTGGCTGAATCAATGCTacaaaaacttatttttttgggCGAACGTGCAATTGCATTTATGGATTTTCCAAATCGAACTGAATGCCTATCTGAtcgaataaataataaaagctgCATAGAACCGATGATTTTGACCACATTATTTTGTTATCACTTCCAAATTCTTCAATATTTAGCTAAAATCTGaattaaaactttttgtttCGATATTGGTTCAAGTGTTATAGGCACTGGTTAATTTACAAATGACCAGGAATGAATTTTGGTTCTATAATCCAGTTTGCAAATACTTATCAGATATAAATATCCTTCAAAACCATTTTAAGCCATATGTTTTGATTGGAAAAAGAGTGTTTTATGTGTATATTGTAGatactatttttttaatacGAGATTTTGCTTTTAAGAATATACTATATAGTTTTAGAACTAATAATTCTGCCTTTAACATTTTTCCAGTCTGTAAGCCAATATTTTTGCTCTGCTAACTTCATAATCTCGAAAATAAACATTCATCTGAAGAAATGCGAATTGATCTTGtacaatttatacatttttgctAAAGAAGATTTGTTCTCTAAaccatacacacacattacGTCACCAAACACAATGCAATATCAATCAACATTACTGGGAAACATCTATATTCAGACAAAAACCCTCAACAATGGGAATAGTTAGCAACGAAAATCACatatcaatttaaatgaaatatatgaTTTTATGGAAGGAAGAAATGCTAAAAGAagcttataaaaaatatatggtagaaataataattcttAGGAATATTTAACTGCAGCTAAGTGTAATCCAAGTTGGCATAGTGCTGAGCCCTAGGCAAGCTGATGAAATCGTTGGGAGTAGCTCCATTTGAGGGAATCGCAGGACCCTGACCCTGGTTTGGGCTCTGTCCTTGGCCCTGTTCCTGACCTTGCACCTGCcccatctgctgctgctgctgcaagaGCAGCTGTTGCTGATGACTTGCCGTTCCCGGCGGACCAGGTGCAATCATGGGAACGGCTGTGGGACGATCATAGTGCTGCAGTGGCTGCTTCAGCTTGTCGAGAAGCGCATGCAGATCCACTGTGAGTTTCGGCTGGACGATGCCCTCCGCCGCCTGGAGACCCACCATTTGCGAGGACAGCGCGTCCACATCCTGGCGAGCGGCGAACAGTAGCTGATCATGAGCAGCCAGCTGGAGCTGGGCAATCTGAGCCCGAATCGCCGAGGCAGCCACTTCCTGCTGGGCAGTGTGCAGGGAGGCGGTGATGCTGCGCACATGGTTGGCGGTCTCCTCCAGCTGCCCCTGCGCCGCTGAGGCCACCGACTGAGCCTTCCTGATCTCGGTGGCCTCCAGTTGGACCCTCGCCTGGGCCACGTACAGATGCTGGACGAGATTGCGCAGCTCCTGGCGCCTCTGCTCGGTCTCATCCTGCTCGAAGTAGGCATTGGGTGTTCCCTGCTGGCTGGACCTGCTTAAGCCACACCCAAGtggctggtgctgctgctggttctgCAGCTccatctgttgctgctgccagttTGATTGGTAGAAGTCGGAAAGGGGCGATACAGGCACAGCTGGGGATAGGCTCTGGGCAGCGAGATTGGCGCCCACTTGGCAGGTGTTCATCGCGTTTTGATCCGCTGGCTGAAAGCCCGTTCCAGAACCTAGCGAGATTAGTGATTAGATGGATCTCCTGTACTTAGAATTACCCACCAATTGGACCAGCATCCAGCAGGCCTTCAGGATTTGAGCGCTCCATTCTTCGCTTCGCAAAAGTATTTCCACAGGCATTTGCCTCGAAGTCTCCGTTCTGAAAGGAATGCATCTTTTCGCGACTCTTCATGCCGCTTGGTTGAGCTTCTATGCCGATTGCGCAGATTATTATAGACAGTTGAGCTGCTGGTACAGCGTATTAAATGCCTAATAATGTCCGAGAAGGATTTGAACTCACCGATCCAATGGAGATTGCTTAGGCGCATTTAGAGCACATTTAGACCAGTTTGAGTCTGCTTTGGCAACCATTGAGTTGCAGTAACTTTCACATAGGTTAGTATTTACTTCTCAGCAGGAATAAATCTAGGGGAATGTGGAAATCAAAAGTTCACCTACTAAGTTTCAGGTGCTGTTCAGCTAAAGAAATATGTTTAAAGCATGTAAAAAACCATTATATTTTTAGTGTGCAATGATAGGATCAGCTCCgtagaaaacaaaacaccacCACTAGCAGGCGACACCTACACCCTCACACAGCTTGAGCCGCATGCAAAACGGGCTGTTATACCCTTTCCTTTTCTTGCTAACCACTTTTCCGAATTTCTAACTATTTCTAACCCCCAAGAGTTACTCCGCATGCGGCATGCCCTGCATTCGGTGATCCTTCTGTACATAAGCCtagatttatatatgtatatatattccaaATGTTTACGAGCGAAGCGAAACGTAACGAAACACACTCACGTGATGCCAACATCCCCACACCCAACTATTTATAGGAAGTGGCCGAGCTGCGTCGCCAGGTGGCCCTGGAGAACCTGCAGAACCAGCGGATGGACAACCTGGAGCAGGACGTGCCCGTGGAATTCGAGTGCTGTTTCTGCACCACCAAGGTAACGGGGGGTTTGGCTCCACCACAGCATCCAACCCCACCCCAAACCCCAAGCCCAGAAACCCCACAAACGTAGCtgtgaccaccaccacccaatgTTCCCGTTTGCAATGTTCGAGCCGCTTTTCCGTGTACTGTGCTCTGTGTTTAGTCGCATGTCTGCACCCGATTATCCTTATCATTGCTCTTTGTTTACGATTGCATTTACGTTTACGTTTACGTTCAAGTTACCGACTAATCTCCACTAAACTCCGAACTAACATCATGCTCAGCTTGTATATAGCCATTGGCAGACTGTGAAATTGTTAACCCCAGCGCATTGAACTCCGATCCAGACCAGACTTTCAACACTGGAGTGTCACAGAAATCCTATTTTAGTTgcctatatatacatatattattttagaaGTTTTAAAGTATTGATACATTTCTGTGGCACTGCCGTTTACAAAATCAGTAGAGCCCCGAGCTTCTCGCATAGGTCCTGCTAAACAATAGGCCGTACAATACCCCGTACTCGACCCGAAGTAGTTGGATTGGTAGAGCAGCGATTACGATACCGATACCAataccgataccgataccgaaCGTTGTTGCAGGATCGCATTTGTGTGTTCCACGACAAGGAGTATAGCATCAAGCGGCTGGCCCGACCGCCGCCCTCGCCCAAAAACTATATGGCCCTCAAGCGGATGCTCGAGGAGGGCACGATCGACATATACTATCTATGAGGCATACTACCATATACTATGGTAACCATATACCCCAGATGGTAACCCCCAAGGAAACACCATGAATATACAAAGTGTGGTTGTCCCATCCTAACGATCGTTTTGTTTCACCTATTTGTTTcacttttgatttgattttggttttgtttttggcttccTGTGAGATTGGAATTggattggaaatggaaattttatGTTGAccttgtttctttttcgtttcttttcttAAAGGGTTTGCCGGGATGCCATGGCGAGTGTATTCCATTGCGCGCGAATAGCGTTTAGCCAGATTCTCAAGAAACCCCGAAGAGTTCGATATAGAAATCGAGAAATCGTGAAATCGTGAAATCGAGAAATCGATAATACTTAGAATGCCGGGCGCATCGAATGCGTGACCGGCACTGCGAATTGCGATTAGACGTTAACTAGCTTTAAAGtaccaacaaacaaattacaactaaatgttattattattgctacGATTATACAAGTACTGTTacactgttattattattattattatcaacGGGCCTGGCGTGACGTGACGTGAAAGCTAAACAAAGACATAGCGAATTctaagaatttaattaaattaactaaaGCCTAATCTACCATCTAGAAACGCAACCAGGAGTggagagcaaaacaaaacaaagcaaaacaaagcagcatgtgttattatttaatttaatttaattaatttaattttaactcTGTACCAACCAAGTGACCGAAGCTTGAGGCCTTGACGAAAGTTTAAATCGATTCTTTTCATTTACACTAAGCACGTAATTACAACTAGCCTAATacctaaatatttatatcCTAGCAAAATGGCCTAAGCCTTAATTATAGTAGCTGCAATTTGCAAAATGCCAAATaccagaaaaccaaaaaaccagcaaaaCAACGAATATACATTActatgaaaacaaaatatacaattgTTTAGTTACTGGAACTACCAATGTTATAGCTCTCTTGATTATTAGTCGTTTATTTCCTGTTATCACTCATccaaaacaaattcaaagaAAACCACAAACCGAATgaacaaattatgcaaataaaaatacaaaaaacaaacgaatcCATTTCTGTTGAACAACTTTATCTATTCGCACTCGACTTTCTGGCACTCCACTTTCTCTACTGATTGTTTCCGTATTGCTAGCCTAGAACTTATCCTTTTTGGTTTCGGTAACTAACTCGATTAGAGTACTTAACTATATCTAACGTTCGAGTATGGAACCCCTTCGAAGGCAACTCCAGCGGTTTGGTAAGTAGGACGTTCTCACGTCTGTGTCTGCGTACTGAAAGATTGAACTTCGTGCGTTTGCTCAACTTGGGGATCCTTCAGATCCGAAAACATTGCAATAAATATCCAAGTCATGCATACAATTTAGAaactatttataattaaacaaacataTCTTTCGATTTGAAATGATCTATTATTCTTACTTCTACTTTAATAAGCACTTCTAATAAGTTTTTCTTATAAGCGATAGTAGctatatttatgaaataacAAGTTGAGAACTCGCACTGCcttcgttttcatttattaaatattactaaATGTTAACAATAAATAGCGCTGCACGTTTGAGTTTTACTTGGCGCCTCCTAGTTGCAtgttaatttttgttattcAAGCGAAATAATATGGAATTAAATCGCACACAATAATAAGCTAACTCCAGACAACAGGTACACCAAACTAAATCAGACACTAACAAGCAGCCAGAAAACATCCCAAAACACGCATATAACGTATGAAATGGTGGTCGAAGAGATACTTCATGGAAAGATAGAACAGATATGCTAGAGTTTCAGTTAAGATTCActtaacataaatatttttagactTAATAACAAATGTAGTATGGATTTGTTAGCCTCAACTATTTAAGAGAATTATCATATCTGTTATATCTTGGGCCTCTAATTTGCCTAGGCGACTTTATCTGACACTGTATCCCCATCCCGAACCCCCACTCGTTGCAGGACTTCAAGGAATTCACCGACGCAGAGGGCGTGATCTCGCTGCCCACCTCCGACTTCCACAAGCCCATCTGCCTGGAGATGCGACTGGCGGCAGCGGGTCGTCAGGCAGGCGCCTATGGACTCCTCTCCCCGCTGCCAGCCCCTCTGCCGCCGCTCCACGGTCCGCTCCTGGCCCTGCCCCCGCCACCCCCACTGCCACCAACGTCCTGCGCCGCCGTCCTGTTGCCCGCCATCTCGCAGTCCTCGTCCACATCGTCGTCATATGGCACCACCACGTCCACCACCATTGCCCTGCCCCTGGACATGTCCCTGCGGTACGGGGCCACCATCTGCAGCTCGTCCAACTTCAaccacaactacaacaacaacttcaACACCACCACAGTGGGCGCTGGTGCCAATGGAACGCTCCTCTTCGGTGGCAACTACAAtggcagcaataacaacaacgccGACCTGGCCAGCGTGGACAGCTCGGACACCTATGCCAGCTGCCAGACGCATCCCTTCCTGTCCCAGGGAGACCTCACGGCCGACTTCAATGACGAGGCCTGCGCCCTGGACATCGACATGGATAACCT
This genomic interval from Drosophila teissieri strain GT53w chromosome 3L, Prin_Dtei_1.1, whole genome shotgun sequence contains the following:
- the LOC122617915 gene encoding chromatin modification-related protein eaf-1 isoform X2, which codes for MRLSNLHWIAQLSIIICAIGIEAQPSGMKSREKMHSFQNGDFEANACGNTFAKRRMERSNPEGLLDAGPIGSGTGFQPADQNAMNTCQVGANLAAQSLSPAVPVSPLSDFYQSNWQQQQMELQNQQQHQPLGCGLSRSSQQGTPNAYFEQDETEQRRQELRNLVQHLYVAQARVQLEATEIRKAQSVASAAQGQLEETANHVRSITASLHTAQQEVAASAIRAQIAQLQLAAHDQLLFAARQDVDALSSQMVGLQAAEGIVQPKLTVDLHALLDKLKQPLQHYDRPTAVPMIAPGPPGTASHQQQLLLQQQQQMGQVQGQEQGQGQSPNQGQGPAIPSNGATPNDFISLPRAQHYANLDYT
- the LOC122617915 gene encoding chromatin modification-related protein eaf-1 isoform X1; translated protein: MRLSNLHWIAAQLSIIICAIGIEAQPSGMKSREKMHSFQNGDFEANACGNTFAKRRMERSNPEGLLDAGPIGSGTGFQPADQNAMNTCQVGANLAAQSLSPAVPVSPLSDFYQSNWQQQQMELQNQQQHQPLGCGLSRSSQQGTPNAYFEQDETEQRRQELRNLVQHLYVAQARVQLEATEIRKAQSVASAAQGQLEETANHVRSITASLHTAQQEVAASAIRAQIAQLQLAAHDQLLFAARQDVDALSSQMVGLQAAEGIVQPKLTVDLHALLDKLKQPLQHYDRPTAVPMIAPGPPGTASHQQQLLLQQQQQMGQVQGQEQGQGQSPNQGQGPAIPSNGATPNDFISLPRAQHYANLDYT